In the Syngnathus scovelli strain Florida chromosome 16, RoL_Ssco_1.2, whole genome shotgun sequence genome, one interval contains:
- the smim22 gene encoding small integral membrane protein 22, translating into MGQASTHEDFESQFNDVVSRLESKQFFQSEWDIGFGVVFLVFIGLITLLVLLVLIRCCCCCCDEKPKRQRVGIDNMCLEP; encoded by the exons ATGGGACAAGCAAGCACCCACGAGGACTTTGAGAGTCAGTTCAATGATGTAGTTTCCAGACTGGAGTCCAAACAGTTCTTTCAGTCTGAGTGGGACATTGGCTTTGGTGTCGTCTTCTTAGTCTTCATAG GTTTGATTACCCTGCTGGTCCTTCTGGTACTCATccgctgttgttgctgctgctgcgatGAGAAG CCTAAACGTCAGAGAGTTGGCATCGACAACATGTGTTTGGAACCATGA
- the cog1 gene encoding conserved oligomeric Golgi complex subunit 1 isoform X2, whose translation MSEEPASSLRISEITDPVILFERYSTEDIRGIERKVRGEIEQKREELRQMVGERYRDLIDAADTIGEMRESSASVVQSIQDMYQYCHRLKQGKVCISSNIPERQWQDSFYTMASQIKLLLEIPERIWSAMEASQYLQATRLYLLCCRLHGLLQLEGGTGGHYNPALTRFPILVRQVATTGHFRSTILLDSKSLLRGRAVSDQAIAEALLSTMLLEDSSPRQGLADFLLARKASIHQLLNQPQHGAGIKAQVCSLVELLVTTLFQAYAVFYMHPEGGPRPGEETLSCGLLFSILENVTSSPAKDKNVLQDDTSTGSWFKYLPPSVTEFQPTLRTLAQPIQREQLQDTLQQWINTCKEDICHGVGSLLVYVKSLKGLAGIRDAVWDLLSADSISQHWNTVCQRLLECRLAIWDDFLQQLFLQRLQAITKEETEDISTSSVQLLTSAVRDLEGQTANSREAQFEVDVSSYLWSESPGDLPSDAGWVSVAQRGEQQQRSGLAMKTQALTPCVQNFCSSLDTKLKTRLDDLQHYLPSKESGPDALSVPISSSGPTEGSSASSFNRFTDTPAVEEALRDGCLTCVHHILSAVRSELTTVSPEPSPARLNSVLFMARLCHSMGELCPNLKHCILGQQSGCEVTAKVTPRQSKKLGKTRAAPQVSAAQAKWAKLKEELLNCSMEAYHVWSSTLSKRLLEKFRTALHADTAGAILTNATNWEDFEIQEEAESGSNVTSKIRLPVQASMFVQSLLFELCVEVNKVGGHALPQPTLQELLQDCLDQTLKHYQSLTQRVPREGAFPVTQNRALQMMFDLRYLNTTLSANMEEDKTAKFHQDPRMQEVCDWLESHIDPFDLDVFTPPLNANLNRLSQRTSVLFGLVTGSEKQFTPRSSSLNTQEPYNILPMSNTQIRFGLLPISMSDRRKSKSTVKGSNEPHQLTF comes from the exons ATGTCTGAAGAACCGGCATCGTCTCTCCGGATTTCGGAGATCACGGATCCGGTGATCTTGTTCGAGCGTTACAGCACCGAAGACATCCGCGGCATAGAGCGGAAAGTCCGCGGGGAAATCGAGCAGAAAAGGGAGGAACTCAGACAGATGGTGGGGGAGCGCTACCGGGATCTGATTGACGCCGCCGACACAATCGGAGAGATGAGGGAGAGCTCGGCGAGTGTTGTCCAGTCCATCCAAGACATGTATCAGTACTGCCACCGACTAAAGCAAGGCAAAGTCTGCATCAGCAGCAACATTCCAGAG AGGCAGTGGCAGGACAGTTTTTACACTATGGCCTCTCAGATTAAGCTTCTATTGGAGATTCCCGAGCGCATCTGGAGCGCCATGGAGGCCTCCCAGTACCTTCAGGCAACTCGTCTCTACCTGCTGTGTTGTCGTCTGCACGGTCTCCTTCAGTTGGAAGGCGGCACAGGGGGTCATTACAATCCTGCCCTGACCCGCTTCCCTATCCTTGTCCGCCAAGTTGCCACAACTGGTCACTTCAG GTCCACCATCCTTTTAGACAGCAAGTCTCTGTTGCGGGGTCGTGCAGTGTCTGACCAGGCCATTGCCGAGGCCCTCCTGTCCACCATGCTGCTGGAGGACAGCTCCCCGCGCCAGGGACTTGCTGATTTCTTGTTAGCACGAAAAGCCTCCATCCATCAGTTGCTCAACCAGCCCCAACATG gTGCGGGTATCAAGGCTCAAGTGTGCAGCCTCGTAGAACTGCTGGTGACCACTTTGTTCCAAGCATATGCTGTTTTCTACATGCACCCTGAGGGGGGGCCCAGGCCTGGGGAGGAAACCCTCAGCTGTGGCCTTTTGTTTTCCATCCTGGAAAATGTCACGTCATCTCCAG CTAAAGATAAGAACGTGCTTCAGGACGACACAAGTACAGGCAGCTGGTTTAAGTACCTGCCCCCCTCTGTCACGGAGTTCCAGCCCACGCTTCGCACGCTCGCCCAGCCAATCCAAAGAGAGCAGCTGCAGGACACCTTACAGCAGTGGATCAATAC ATGTAAGGAGGACATCTGCCATGGGGTTGGTAGCCTTCTGGTCTATGTGAAGAGTCTGAAGGGACTGGCAGGTATTAGAGATGCTGTTTGGGACCTCCTCTCCGCTGATTCCATCAGTCAACATTGGAACACAGTATGCCAGCGGCTGCTCGAATGCCGTCTGGCCATCTGGGATGACTTCCTTCAACAGCTCTTCCTTCAACGCTTGCAG GCTATAACCAAGGAAGAAACCGAAGACATCTCAACAAGCTCGGTGCAGCTCCTTACCTCAGCTGTGAGGGATCTTGAGGGACAGACAGCCAATAGCCGGGAGGCCCAGTTTGAAGTAGACGTGTCTTCCTATTTGTGGTCGGAGTCTCCGGGAGACCTGCCGAGTGATGCAGGTTGGGTCAGCGTGGCCCAGAGAGGGGAACagcagcaaagaagcggtttggCCATGAAGACCCAGGCCCTGACACCCTGCGTTCAAAACTTTTGCTCTTCTCTGGACACTAAGCTGAAAACGCGGCTTGATGATCTCCAACACTACCTTCCGTCCAAGGAGTCAG GCCCAGACGCCCTGTCAGTTCCAATTTCATCATCAGGACCTACAGAGGGCTCGTCAGCATCCTCCTTCAACCGCTTCACCGACACGCCGGCAGTGGAGGAGGCTTTACGAGATGGTTGCCTGACCTGCGTTCACCACATTCTCTCTGCCGTCCGTTCTGAATTAACTACAGTTTCGCCAGAGCCCAGCCCAGCCAGACTGAATTCAGTCCTTTTCATGGCAAGGTTGTGTCACTCTATGGGGGAGCTGTGCCCCAATTTGAAGCACTGCATATTGGGACAACAGAGTGGCTGTGAGGTCACAGCCAAAGTGACCCCGAGGCAGAGCAAGAAATTGGGCAAAACGAGGGCAGCCCCACAGGTCAGCGCTGCTCAGGCCAAGTGGGCAAAACTGAAAGAGGAGCTTCTCAACTGCAGCATGGAGGCCTACCACGTCTGGAGCTCAACTCTCTCAAAA AGGTTGCTGGAGAAGTTTCGTACAGCTCTTCATGCAGATACCGCCGGTGCCATCTTAACAAATGCGACAAACTGGGAAGATTTCGAGATCCAAGAGGAGGCCGAGTCAGGGAGCAATGTTACATCCAAAATTCGTCTTCCTGTCCAG GCATCAATGTTTGTCCAGTCGCTGCTCTTTGAGCTGTGTGTTGAAGTGAACAAGGTCGGAGGTCACGCACTGCCACAACCCACCTTGCAGGAGCTTCTGCAAGACTGTCTGGATCAAACTTTGAAGCACTACCAAAGCCTCACACAGAGAGTACCCAGG GAAGGAGCGTTTCCAGTGACTCAGAACAGAGCATTGCAGATGATGTTTGACCTCCGTTATCTTAACACTACTTTGTCTGCCAATATGGAAGAAGACAAGACCGCCAAATTCCATCAAGATCCCAG GATGCAGGAAGTTTGTGATTGGTTGGAGAGTCACATTGACCCTTTTGACCTGGATGTGTTCACACCGCCACTGAATGCAAACCTTAATCGTCTCTCCCAAAGAACATCG GTACTGTTTGGACTGGTGACTGGCTCAGAAAAGCAGTTTACTCCGAGAAGCAGCAGTCTCAACACTCAGGAGCCTTACAACATccttccaatgtccaacactcaAATCAG GTTTGGGTTGTTGCCCATCAGCATGTCTGATAGGCGCAAGTCGAAGTCAACCGTCAAAGGCTCCAATGAaccacaccagctg ACATTTTGA
- the gna13b gene encoding guanine nucleotide-binding protein subunit alpha-13b, whose product MADFPPSRSVLSVCFPNCLLTSGEAEQLRKSKEIDKCLIRDKTYVKRLVKILLLGAGESGKSTFLKQMRIIHGQDFNQRAKEEFRATIYSNVIKGIRVLVDAREKLHIPWGNLSNQRHGDVLMAFDTRSMMAHGHGMVQPKVFQHYLPSIKALWDDQGIQNAYNRRREFQLGESVRYFLDNLEKLGQSDYLPSQQDILLARKPTKGIHEYDFEIKNVPFKMVDVGGQRSERRRWFECFDSVTSILFLVSSSEYDQVLMEDRQTNRLSESLNIFETIVNNRVFINVSIILFLNKTDLLEEKVKQVSIKDYFGEYSGDPKSLADVQAFLVECFRKKRREQQQKPLYHHFTTAINTENIRLVFRDVKDTILHDNLKQLMLQ is encoded by the exons ATGGCGGACTTCCCTCCGTCCCGCTCTGTTTTATCTGTCTGTTTCCCAAACTGTCTCCTCACTAGCGGCGAGGCAGAGCAGCTGCGGAAATCTAAAGAGATAGATAAATGTCTTATTCGAGATAAAACATATGTTAAAAGGCTAGTTAAAATCCTTTTACTTGGAGCAGGCGAAAGCGGTAAGTCTACTTTCCTCAAGCAGATGCGCATTATCCATGGGCAGGACTTCAATCAGAGGGCCAAAGAAGAATTCAGAGCAACTATTTACAGCAATGTTATTAAAG GTATTCGAGTTTTGGTGGATGCTCGAGAGAAACTTCACATTCCTTGGGGCAACTTGTCCAATCAACGCCATGGAGATGTGTTGATGGCGTTTGACACTCGATCTATGATGGCCCACGGCCACGGTATGGTGCAACCCAAAGTTTTTCAACATTACTTGCCATCAATTAAGGCCCTATGGGATGACCAGGGAATCCAGAATGCTTATAACCGTCGCAGAGAATTTCAATTG GGGGAGTCAGTCAGGTATTTCCTGGACAATTTGGAAAAGCTTGGACAGTCG GACTACCTCCCTAGCCAGCAGGACATCCTCTTGGCCCGAAAGCCCACCAAGGGCATCCACGAGTACGACTTTGAGATTAAGAATGTGCCTTTCAAAATGGTGGATGTAGGAGGTCAGCGTTCAGAGAGGCGGCGCTGGTTCGAATGCTTCGATTCCGTCACGTCCATCCTTTTTCTTGTCTCCTCCTCAGAATATGATCAG GTCTTGATGGAAGACAGGCAAACCAACCGTCTGAGCGAGTCCCTCAACATCTTCGAGACCATCGTCAACAACCGAGTGTTCATCAACGTCTCCATCATCTTATTCTTGAACAAGACGGACCTGCTGGAGGAAAAGGTCAAGCAGGTATCCATCAAAGACTACTTTGGCGAGTACTCGGGCGACCCCAAAAGCCTGGCGGACGTCCAGGCCTTCTTGGTGGAGTGTTTTCGCAAAAAGCGGCgagagcagcagcagaagcctTTATACCACCACTTCACCACCGCTATCAACACTGAGAACATCCGCCTGGTCTTCCGCGACGTTAAGGACACCATCCTGCATGACAACCTCAAGCAGCTGATGCTGCAGTGA
- the cog1 gene encoding conserved oligomeric Golgi complex subunit 1 isoform X1, protein MSEEPASSLRISEITDPVILFERYSTEDIRGIERKVRGEIEQKREELRQMVGERYRDLIDAADTIGEMRESSASVVQSIQDMYQYCHRLKQGKVCISSNIPERQWQDSFYTMASQIKLLLEIPERIWSAMEASQYLQATRLYLLCCRLHGLLQLEGGTGGHYNPALTRFPILVRQVATTGHFRSTILLDSKSLLRGRAVSDQAIAEALLSTMLLEDSSPRQGLADFLLARKASIHQLLNQPQHGAGIKAQVCSLVELLVTTLFQAYAVFYMHPEGGPRPGEETLSCGLLFSILENVTSSPAKDKNVLQDDTSTGSWFKYLPPSVTEFQPTLRTLAQPIQREQLQDTLQQWINTCKEDICHGVGSLLVYVKSLKGLAGIRDAVWDLLSADSISQHWNTVCQRLLECRLAIWDDFLQQLFLQRLQAITKEETEDISTSSVQLLTSAVRDLEGQTANSREAQFEVDVSSYLWSESPGDLPSDAGWVSVAQRGEQQQRSGLAMKTQALTPCVQNFCSSLDTKLKTRLDDLQHYLPSKESGPDALSVPISSSGPTEGSSASSFNRFTDTPAVEEALRDGCLTCVHHILSAVRSELTTVSPEPSPARLNSVLFMARLCHSMGELCPNLKHCILGQQSGCEVTAKVTPRQSKKLGKTRAAPQVSAAQAKWAKLKEELLNCSMEAYHVWSSTLSKRLLEKFRTALHADTAGAILTNATNWEDFEIQEEAESGSNVTSKIRLPVQASMFVQSLLFELCVEVNKVGGHALPQPTLQELLQDCLDQTLKHYQSLTQRVPREGAFPVTQNRALQMMFDLRYLNTTLSANMEEDKTAKFHQDPRMQEVCDWLESHIDPFDLDVFTPPLNANLNRLSQRTSVLFGLVTGSEKQFTPRSSSLNTQEPYNILPMSNTQIRFGLLPISMSDRRKSKSTVKGSNEPHQLPIPSSSADSLESFQPGSLFRQMAEEEDTNSQSLFKLGWLSGMTK, encoded by the exons ATGTCTGAAGAACCGGCATCGTCTCTCCGGATTTCGGAGATCACGGATCCGGTGATCTTGTTCGAGCGTTACAGCACCGAAGACATCCGCGGCATAGAGCGGAAAGTCCGCGGGGAAATCGAGCAGAAAAGGGAGGAACTCAGACAGATGGTGGGGGAGCGCTACCGGGATCTGATTGACGCCGCCGACACAATCGGAGAGATGAGGGAGAGCTCGGCGAGTGTTGTCCAGTCCATCCAAGACATGTATCAGTACTGCCACCGACTAAAGCAAGGCAAAGTCTGCATCAGCAGCAACATTCCAGAG AGGCAGTGGCAGGACAGTTTTTACACTATGGCCTCTCAGATTAAGCTTCTATTGGAGATTCCCGAGCGCATCTGGAGCGCCATGGAGGCCTCCCAGTACCTTCAGGCAACTCGTCTCTACCTGCTGTGTTGTCGTCTGCACGGTCTCCTTCAGTTGGAAGGCGGCACAGGGGGTCATTACAATCCTGCCCTGACCCGCTTCCCTATCCTTGTCCGCCAAGTTGCCACAACTGGTCACTTCAG GTCCACCATCCTTTTAGACAGCAAGTCTCTGTTGCGGGGTCGTGCAGTGTCTGACCAGGCCATTGCCGAGGCCCTCCTGTCCACCATGCTGCTGGAGGACAGCTCCCCGCGCCAGGGACTTGCTGATTTCTTGTTAGCACGAAAAGCCTCCATCCATCAGTTGCTCAACCAGCCCCAACATG gTGCGGGTATCAAGGCTCAAGTGTGCAGCCTCGTAGAACTGCTGGTGACCACTTTGTTCCAAGCATATGCTGTTTTCTACATGCACCCTGAGGGGGGGCCCAGGCCTGGGGAGGAAACCCTCAGCTGTGGCCTTTTGTTTTCCATCCTGGAAAATGTCACGTCATCTCCAG CTAAAGATAAGAACGTGCTTCAGGACGACACAAGTACAGGCAGCTGGTTTAAGTACCTGCCCCCCTCTGTCACGGAGTTCCAGCCCACGCTTCGCACGCTCGCCCAGCCAATCCAAAGAGAGCAGCTGCAGGACACCTTACAGCAGTGGATCAATAC ATGTAAGGAGGACATCTGCCATGGGGTTGGTAGCCTTCTGGTCTATGTGAAGAGTCTGAAGGGACTGGCAGGTATTAGAGATGCTGTTTGGGACCTCCTCTCCGCTGATTCCATCAGTCAACATTGGAACACAGTATGCCAGCGGCTGCTCGAATGCCGTCTGGCCATCTGGGATGACTTCCTTCAACAGCTCTTCCTTCAACGCTTGCAG GCTATAACCAAGGAAGAAACCGAAGACATCTCAACAAGCTCGGTGCAGCTCCTTACCTCAGCTGTGAGGGATCTTGAGGGACAGACAGCCAATAGCCGGGAGGCCCAGTTTGAAGTAGACGTGTCTTCCTATTTGTGGTCGGAGTCTCCGGGAGACCTGCCGAGTGATGCAGGTTGGGTCAGCGTGGCCCAGAGAGGGGAACagcagcaaagaagcggtttggCCATGAAGACCCAGGCCCTGACACCCTGCGTTCAAAACTTTTGCTCTTCTCTGGACACTAAGCTGAAAACGCGGCTTGATGATCTCCAACACTACCTTCCGTCCAAGGAGTCAG GCCCAGACGCCCTGTCAGTTCCAATTTCATCATCAGGACCTACAGAGGGCTCGTCAGCATCCTCCTTCAACCGCTTCACCGACACGCCGGCAGTGGAGGAGGCTTTACGAGATGGTTGCCTGACCTGCGTTCACCACATTCTCTCTGCCGTCCGTTCTGAATTAACTACAGTTTCGCCAGAGCCCAGCCCAGCCAGACTGAATTCAGTCCTTTTCATGGCAAGGTTGTGTCACTCTATGGGGGAGCTGTGCCCCAATTTGAAGCACTGCATATTGGGACAACAGAGTGGCTGTGAGGTCACAGCCAAAGTGACCCCGAGGCAGAGCAAGAAATTGGGCAAAACGAGGGCAGCCCCACAGGTCAGCGCTGCTCAGGCCAAGTGGGCAAAACTGAAAGAGGAGCTTCTCAACTGCAGCATGGAGGCCTACCACGTCTGGAGCTCAACTCTCTCAAAA AGGTTGCTGGAGAAGTTTCGTACAGCTCTTCATGCAGATACCGCCGGTGCCATCTTAACAAATGCGACAAACTGGGAAGATTTCGAGATCCAAGAGGAGGCCGAGTCAGGGAGCAATGTTACATCCAAAATTCGTCTTCCTGTCCAG GCATCAATGTTTGTCCAGTCGCTGCTCTTTGAGCTGTGTGTTGAAGTGAACAAGGTCGGAGGTCACGCACTGCCACAACCCACCTTGCAGGAGCTTCTGCAAGACTGTCTGGATCAAACTTTGAAGCACTACCAAAGCCTCACACAGAGAGTACCCAGG GAAGGAGCGTTTCCAGTGACTCAGAACAGAGCATTGCAGATGATGTTTGACCTCCGTTATCTTAACACTACTTTGTCTGCCAATATGGAAGAAGACAAGACCGCCAAATTCCATCAAGATCCCAG GATGCAGGAAGTTTGTGATTGGTTGGAGAGTCACATTGACCCTTTTGACCTGGATGTGTTCACACCGCCACTGAATGCAAACCTTAATCGTCTCTCCCAAAGAACATCG GTACTGTTTGGACTGGTGACTGGCTCAGAAAAGCAGTTTACTCCGAGAAGCAGCAGTCTCAACACTCAGGAGCCTTACAACATccttccaatgtccaacactcaAATCAG GTTTGGGTTGTTGCCCATCAGCATGTCTGATAGGCGCAAGTCGAAGTCAACCGTCAAAGGCTCCAATGAaccacaccagctg CCTATTCCATCATCCTCAGCAGACAGTCTGGAAAGCTTCCAGCCGGGCAGCCTCTTCCGACAGATGGCAGAAGAAGAAGACACAAACTCTCAATCTTTATTTAAACTCGGTTGGCTATCTGGCATGACCAAATAA
- the rgs9a gene encoding regulator of G-protein signaling 9a, protein MTIRTARPDRVQHFRRLQCLKKLDAIVVEMQDPKSGLKGSEQKLNVTTIPHVIAGKDIIAWITNKMKITVEEAQTFGTMLVAYGYIYALENHKKLVMCNDNSLYRFQTPYFWPSQKWVADDTDYAIYLAKRNIRKQGMLEPYEQADYNHLHKWLFHKWDFIVMQATEQYKAGRERKKPDRVVFDCQERAYWIVNRPPRRTHSALDIGPDRLIDPNTDEKITFDQYRRMNIFYQQAIMRSKVKSSVSLGALVKYITTYKNHDPFLAPCLPSNPWQTDNDSYWNLNMRRVDVPTKMRVERWSFSLFELLTDLRGRDDFKIFLKKEFSGENLAFWEAAEELKWGTAASMSTKAESIFKTFLAPGAPRWINIDGRTMGLTVKGLDHPHRYVLEAAQTHVFLLMKKDTFFRYLKSPVYKDIQKKALNPEPHNFSQAQLEQNAQNRSPGIHPIILWKQEEEENAKAAAASAPVDVKAMMSKIDRKK, encoded by the exons ATGACGATCAGAACAGCCCGTCCAGACCGAGTGCAACATTTTCGACGTCTGCAGTGTCTGAAAAAG TTGGATGCCATTGTGGTTGAGATGCAAGACCCCAAAAGTGGTCTTAAAGGTTCTGAACAAAAACTCAACGTCACCACCATTCCACATGTCATTGCCG GTAAAGACATCATTGCATGGATTACTAACAAGATGAAGATCACTGTAGAAG AGGCCCAGACCTTTGGCACCATGTTAGTGGCCTATGGTTATATCTATGCCCTGGAGAACCACAAGAAATTGGTCATGTGCAATGACAACAGCCTTTATCGTTTTcag ACTCCATACTTTTGGCCTTCGCAAAAATGGGTTGCAGATGATACGGACTATG CTATTTACCTGGCAAAGAGAAACATCCGCAAGCAAGGCATGCTGGAACCTTACGAACAG gcagattACAACCACCTACATAAATGGCTGTTCCACAAATGGGATTTTATCGTGATGCAGGCGACTGAGCAATACAA aGCTGGTAGAGAGCGAAAGAAGCCAGATCGTGTTGTGTTTGATTGCCAGGAGAGAGCTTACTGGATTGTGAACAGACCACCA CGTCGTACTCATAGCGCTTTGGATATTGGCCCAGATCGCCTTATTGATCCTAACACAGACGAG AAAATCACATTTGACCAATACAGACGCATG AACATCTTCTACCAACAAGCCATCATGAGGTCAAAAGTCAAATCCAGTGTGTCGCTTGGGGC ATTAGTTAAGTATATTACAACCTACAAAAACCACGATCCCTTCCTGGCACCTTGCCTACCCAGCAACCCCTGGCAGACAGACAATGACTCTTACTGGAATCTCAATATGAGAAG GGTTGATGTTCCGACAAAAATGCGAGTGGAGCGTTGGTCCTTCAGCTTGTTTGAATTACTGACTGATCTGCGAGGCAGGGACGACTTCAAGATCTTCCTAAAGAAGGAGTTTAGTG GGGAGAATTTAGCCTTCTGGGAAGCAGCTGAGGAGCTCAAGTGGGGAACTGCAGCTTCCATGTCAACCAAAGCTGAGAGCATCTTTAA gacCTTTCTGGCCCCTGGCGCCCCCCGGTGGATCAACATAGATGGCAGGACTATGGGTCTGACAGTGAAAGGCCTGGACCATCCTCACCGCTATGTGCTGGAGGCTGCACAAACACATGTCTTCTTGCTCATGAAAAAAGATACTTTCTTCCGTTACCTCAAGTCACCAGTGTACAAGGACATTCAGAAGAAGGCATTGAACCCTGAGCCTCATAACTTCAG TCAAGCCCAGTTGGAGCAAAACGCTCAGAACCGAAGCCCAGGTATCCATCCCATCATCCTTTGGaaacaagaagaagaggaaaatgCAAAGGCTGCTGCTGCCTCTGCCCCTGTCGATGTCAAAGCCATGATGAGTAAAATTGACAGAAAGAAGTAA